A DNA window from Gorilla gorilla gorilla isolate KB3781 chromosome 19, NHGRI_mGorGor1-v2.1_pri, whole genome shotgun sequence contains the following coding sequences:
- the LOC115931294 gene encoding golgin subfamily A member 6-like protein 7 → MMSEKTQQRKLAGTKRKFTDYHQWNSAGVGTGATDTKKKKINNGTNPETTTSGGCHSPEDKQQNRAQLKEKKKTSHQHRQALRRQLEAQDHTIRILKCQKTELETALHYSQDAARKFEEDSKDLAGRLHHSWHFAGELQRALSAMSAEHKRADTYIKELTKEREALSLELHRNIITNEELKEKNAELQEKLRLVETEKSEIQLHIKELKRKLETDKILLPQVQTNTLQEKMWRQEEELRDQEKLRKHEKKMWRQEQRLRNQEKELREQEQWMQKQEQQMRKQEQQMRKQEEQMRKQEEQMRKLEEQMQKQEKQMGEQEEQMRKQEEQMRKLEEQMRKQEKQMGEQEEQMRKQEEQMRKLEEQMRKREEQVRKREEQVWKREEQMWEQEEQMGEQEKKMRKQVERLRFKERLWVEYEKMQEEEEKVRGQVEKKERMGEQEEKMQEERCSEPCLPPSKYPRDMSHADSLKPAREAGKGYSHDNRTAQKITQLPPGMKNTQERPGLGSTSCIPFFYRGDKKKIKIINI, encoded by the exons atgatGTCCGAAAAAACCCAACAAAGAAAATTGGCTGGGACCAAGAGAAAG TTCACAGACTATCATCAGTGGAACAGTGCTGGTGTTGGTACTGGAGCAACCGacaccaaaaagaagaaaataaataatggcaCTAACCCTGAGACAACCACTTCTGGGGGTTGCCATTCACCTGAGGAT AAACAACAGAACCGAGCTCAGCTGAAAGAG aaaaagaagacaagCCACCAACATCGGCAAGCCCTAAGGAGGCAGCTAGAG GCCCAGGATCATACCATACGAATCCTTAAGTGTCAGAAAACTGAATTGGAAACAGCGCTCCATTACAGCCAGGATGCTGCCAGGAAATTTGAAG AAGATTCCAAGGATCTGGCAGGCCGCCTGCATCATTCCTGGCACTTTGCAGGAGAGTTACAGCGGGCTCTTTCTGCTATGTCCGCAGAGCACAAGAGGGCGGACACG TACATCAAGGAGTTAACAAAGGAGAGGGAAGCCCTGAGTCTGGAGCTGCACAGGAACAT CATAACCAATGAGGAGCTGAAGGAGAAAAATGCCGAACTACAAGAAAAACTTCGACTGGTAGAAACTGAAAAGTCTGAGATCCAGCTCCACATCAAGGAGCTAAAAAGGAAACTGGAGACGGACAAAATCCTGCTGCCACAG GTTCAAACCAACACTTTGCAGGAGAAGatgtggaggcaggaggaggagctACGGGATCAGGAGAAGCTACGGAAGCACGAGAAGAAGATGTGGAGACAGGAGCAGAGGCTGCGGAACCAGGAGAAGGAGCTGCGGGAGCAGGAGCAGTGGATGCAAAAGCAGGAGCAGCAGATGCGAAAGCAGGAGCAGCAGATGCGGAAGCAGGAGGAGCAGATGCGGAAACAGGAGGAGCAGATGCGGAAACTGGAGGAGCAGATGCAGAAGCAGGAGAAGCAGAtgggggagcaggaggagcagatgCGGAAACAGGAGGAGCAGATGCGGAAACTGGAGGAGCAGATGCGGAAGCAGGAGAAGCAGAtgggggagcaggaggagcagatgCGGAAACAGGAGGAGCAGATGCGGAAACTGGAGGAGCAGATGCGGAAGCGGGAGGAGCAGGTGCGGAAGCGGGAGGAGCAGGTGTGGAAGCGGGAGGAGCAGAtgtgggagcaggaggagcagatgGGGGAGCAGGAGAAGAAGATGCGGAAGCAGGTCGAGAGGCTGCGATTCAAGGAGAGGCTGTGGGTTGAGTATGAGAAgatgcaggaggaggaggagaaggtccGGGGGCAGGTGGAGAAGAAGGAGAGGATGGGAGAGCAGGAGGAGAAGATGCAGGAGGAGCGGTGCTCAgagccctgcctccctccctccaaatATCCTCGTGATATGAGCCATGCTGACAGCCTGAAGCCTGCACGAGAGGCCGGGAAGGGCTATTCCCATGACAACCGCACTGCACAGAAGATCACGCAGCTGCCCCCTGGAATGAAGAACACCCAGGAGCGCCCAGGCTTAGGCAGCACCTCCTGCATCCCATTCTTCTACCGAGGAGACAAGAAAAAGATCAAGATCATCAATATCTAA